In one Halictus rubicundus isolate RS-2024b chromosome 14, iyHalRubi1_principal, whole genome shotgun sequence genomic region, the following are encoded:
- the LOC143361097 gene encoding uncharacterized protein LOC143361097 isoform X1 → MDKRSDTSRSSYQEDAGTHSKKTKKRSSKKSSVLGPWMNNVTSNQNRDMVPGMEYQQVMWQSNMQQNIQSNGQRLFTAASDPSMCGYAQMPMTYTMEPVSLPTMYRLYQPVPFSGVRAVHNRPRRHYNQNHPLNLGINTMANGYTSLQENGMESPMPVNYQNGEYTSLPPTANKTNEINGEELNSEHRRYSDPGLGSAEAPVHMQSEDSDSVDSGSSITTIGRSNKLVLSLIEQMTELKKSNSQLFKELNETKSELGSMKTKFAQCKYNTSSDYQPGMLSDLIREIRQANKTCEEGLVIKVKSMVEEKLNERSSEVTSLSNQILKLIDEKVLSERRIAKLEEEVAALKLQANNEGREIAAFEEETLALRRELQEARASKTLAETHVAKCVNARSVTPVSFETPYVTSTPVRTALSDTCSLVPSVATSSIPNFVPFLRNRASADLPRQQVPDKSSHYRVADCSPASDAWTVEDNRTLVSSTEPALAISNQEDNTLEEIASLMSSDNPSSKKVEDEPAEARNAEDNEDVKSKEDANVAEAKDDEVDSASVPEADDGTATSATEIKVKKDDGLQRSQRGSSKKRKKKGMSKRSFSEADGACYTMRDRRTVSEDEHHLLDDDASRAITEIPEVTVVGGGSFVPKDLCSTGILTSRVLTAPSRATYTTAYI, encoded by the exons atggacaaaag GTCGGACACGTCAAGGTCAAGTTACCAAGAAGATGCGGGCACTCACTCCAAGAAAACCAAGAAAAGGTCCAGTAAGAAAAGCAGCGTGTTGGGCCCTTGGATGAACAATGTGACGAGCAACCAAAACAGAGACATGGTACCTGGCATGGAGTATCAGCAAGTGATGTGGCAGTCGAATATGCAGCAGAACATTCAGAGTAACGGACAACGTTTGTTTACCGCAGCCTCCGACCCGAGCATGTGCGGCTATGCTCAAATGCCAATGACATATACCATGGAACCTGTTTCTTTGCCAACAATGTACAGACTGTATCAACCGGTGCCATTTTCCGGTGTCAGAGCTGTTCATAACAGACCTAGACGACACTACAATCAAAATCATCCATTGAATCTTGGTATAAATACTATGGCAAACGGTTACACGAGTCTGCAGGAGAACGGAATGGAATCTCCTATGCCTGTTAATTACCAGAACGGAGAGTACACGAGTTTACCACCTACGGCGAATAAGACGAATGAGATTAACGGAGAGGAACTGAATTCTGAGCATCGGAGATATTCCGATCCTGGTCTCGGGTCTGCGGAAGCTCCTGTTCATATGCAAAGCGAAGATTCCGACAGCGTAGACAGCGGAAGTTCTATCACAACCATTGGACGCAGCAATAAACTTGTTCTGTCTCTGATCGAGCAG ATGACAGAATTGAAGAAGAGCAATAGCCAGTTATTCAAAGAGTTAAACGAGACAAAGTCTGAGTTGGGCAGCATGAAGACGAAGTTCGCACAGTGTAAATATAATACCTCTTCAGATTATCAGCCGGGAATGTTATCAG ATCTTATCAGAGAGATCAGGCAAGCTAATAAGACGTGCGAAGAAGGATTGGTCATTAAAGTGAAATCTATGGTGGAGGAGAAGCTGAACGAAAGGTCGTCGGAAGTGACTAGTTTAAGC AACCAAATTCTGAAGTTGATCGACGAGAAGGTGTTGAGCGAGAGGCGAATCGCGAAATTGGAGGAGGAGGTGGCCGCGTTGAAGCTGCAAGCAAA CAACGAAGGCCGCGAGATCGCAGCCTTCGAGGAAGAGACGCTGGCGCTGCGACGAGAGCTGCAGGAGGCGCGGGCGTCGAAGACCCTGGCCGAGACCCACGTGGCAAAGTGCGTAAACGCAAGATCCGTCACGCCTGTATCGTTCGAAACGCCCTACGTAACCAGCACCCCCGTGCGTACCGCTCTGTCCGACACCTGTAGCCTGGTCCCGTCGGTAGCCACATCCTCGATCCCGAACTTCGTCCCGTTCCTGCGGAACCGAGCCTCGGCGGACCTGCCGCGCCAGCAGGTCCCGGACAAGTCGAGTCATTACCGAGTCGCTGATTGTAGTCCCGCCTCCGATGCCTGGACCGTCGAGGACAACCGGACGCTCGTCTCCAGCACCGAACCAGCCCTAGCCATCAGCAACCAAGAGGACAACACGCTGGAAGAGATCGCTAGCCTAATGTCCAGCGACAACCCGTCGTCCAAGAAAGTGGAGGACGAGCCTGCCGAAGCTAGAAACGCCGAAGACAATGAGGACGTCAAGTCGAAGGAGGACGCGAACGTCGCGGAAGCTAAAGACGACGAGGTAGACTCTGCGAGCGTCCCGGAGGCCGACGATGGGACCGCGACTAGCGCGACTGAGATCAAGGTCAAGAAGGACGACGGACTTCAGAGGAGCCAGAGGGGCAGctcgaagaagaggaagaagaagggcATGAGTAAGAGGTCGTTCAGCGAGGCGGACGGTGCGTGCTACACCATGAGAGACCGGAGAACGGTGAGCGAGGACGAGCATCATCTTCTCGATGACGATGCGAGCCGAGCCATCACCGAGATCCCGGAAGTGACCGTAGTCGGTGGTGGCTCCTTCGTGCCGAAAGATCTCTGCTCGACGGGAATCCTGACCTCCAGAGTCCTGACAGCACCTTCACGCGCTACCTACACCACCGCCTACATTTAG
- the LOC143361097 gene encoding uncharacterized protein LOC143361097 isoform X2: MDKRSDTSRSSYQEDAGTHSKKTKKRSSKKSSVLGPWMNNVTSNQNRDMVPGMEYQQVMWQSNMQQNIQSNGQRLFTAASDPSMCGYAQMPMTYTMEPVSLPTMYRLYQPVPFSGVRAVHNRPRRHYNQNHPLNLGINTMANGYTSLQENGMESPMPVNYQNGEYTSLPPTANKTNEINGEELNSEHRRYSDPGLGSAEAPVHMQSEDSDSVDSGSSITTIGRSNKLVLSLIEQMTELKKSNSQLFKELNETKSELGSMKTKFAQCKYNTSSDYQPGMLSDLIREIRQANKTCEEGLVIKVKSMVEEKLNERSSEVTSLSNQILKLIDEKVLSERRIAKLEEEVAALKLQANNEGREIAAFEEETLALRRELQEARASKTLAETHVAKCVNARSVTPVSFETPYVTSTPVRTALSDTCSLVPSVATSSIPNFVPFLRNRASADLPRQQVPDKSSHYRVADCSPASDAWTVEDNRTLVSSTEPALAISNQEDNTLEEIASLMSSDNPSSKKVEDEPAEARNAEDNEDVKSKEDANVAEAKDDEVDSASVPEADDGTATSATEIKVKKDDGLQRSQRGSSKKRKKKGMSKRSFSEADGACYTMRDRRTMILPFRNSGGLL, from the exons atggacaaaag GTCGGACACGTCAAGGTCAAGTTACCAAGAAGATGCGGGCACTCACTCCAAGAAAACCAAGAAAAGGTCCAGTAAGAAAAGCAGCGTGTTGGGCCCTTGGATGAACAATGTGACGAGCAACCAAAACAGAGACATGGTACCTGGCATGGAGTATCAGCAAGTGATGTGGCAGTCGAATATGCAGCAGAACATTCAGAGTAACGGACAACGTTTGTTTACCGCAGCCTCCGACCCGAGCATGTGCGGCTATGCTCAAATGCCAATGACATATACCATGGAACCTGTTTCTTTGCCAACAATGTACAGACTGTATCAACCGGTGCCATTTTCCGGTGTCAGAGCTGTTCATAACAGACCTAGACGACACTACAATCAAAATCATCCATTGAATCTTGGTATAAATACTATGGCAAACGGTTACACGAGTCTGCAGGAGAACGGAATGGAATCTCCTATGCCTGTTAATTACCAGAACGGAGAGTACACGAGTTTACCACCTACGGCGAATAAGACGAATGAGATTAACGGAGAGGAACTGAATTCTGAGCATCGGAGATATTCCGATCCTGGTCTCGGGTCTGCGGAAGCTCCTGTTCATATGCAAAGCGAAGATTCCGACAGCGTAGACAGCGGAAGTTCTATCACAACCATTGGACGCAGCAATAAACTTGTTCTGTCTCTGATCGAGCAG ATGACAGAATTGAAGAAGAGCAATAGCCAGTTATTCAAAGAGTTAAACGAGACAAAGTCTGAGTTGGGCAGCATGAAGACGAAGTTCGCACAGTGTAAATATAATACCTCTTCAGATTATCAGCCGGGAATGTTATCAG ATCTTATCAGAGAGATCAGGCAAGCTAATAAGACGTGCGAAGAAGGATTGGTCATTAAAGTGAAATCTATGGTGGAGGAGAAGCTGAACGAAAGGTCGTCGGAAGTGACTAGTTTAAGC AACCAAATTCTGAAGTTGATCGACGAGAAGGTGTTGAGCGAGAGGCGAATCGCGAAATTGGAGGAGGAGGTGGCCGCGTTGAAGCTGCAAGCAAA CAACGAAGGCCGCGAGATCGCAGCCTTCGAGGAAGAGACGCTGGCGCTGCGACGAGAGCTGCAGGAGGCGCGGGCGTCGAAGACCCTGGCCGAGACCCACGTGGCAAAGTGCGTAAACGCAAGATCCGTCACGCCTGTATCGTTCGAAACGCCCTACGTAACCAGCACCCCCGTGCGTACCGCTCTGTCCGACACCTGTAGCCTGGTCCCGTCGGTAGCCACATCCTCGATCCCGAACTTCGTCCCGTTCCTGCGGAACCGAGCCTCGGCGGACCTGCCGCGCCAGCAGGTCCCGGACAAGTCGAGTCATTACCGAGTCGCTGATTGTAGTCCCGCCTCCGATGCCTGGACCGTCGAGGACAACCGGACGCTCGTCTCCAGCACCGAACCAGCCCTAGCCATCAGCAACCAAGAGGACAACACGCTGGAAGAGATCGCTAGCCTAATGTCCAGCGACAACCCGTCGTCCAAGAAAGTGGAGGACGAGCCTGCCGAAGCTAGAAACGCCGAAGACAATGAGGACGTCAAGTCGAAGGAGGACGCGAACGTCGCGGAAGCTAAAGACGACGAGGTAGACTCTGCGAGCGTCCCGGAGGCCGACGATGGGACCGCGACTAGCGCGACTGAGATCAAGGTCAAGAAGGACGACGGACTTCAGAGGAGCCAGAGGGGCAGctcgaagaagaggaagaagaagggcATGAGTAAGAGGTCGTTCAGCGAGGCGGACGGTGCGTGCTACACCATGAGAGACCGGAGAACG ATGATTCTACCCTTTCGAAACAGTGGAGGTCTGTTGTAA
- the LOC143361098 gene encoding uncharacterized protein LOC143361098 — MRKKKERKKEKLPPSPRVPLRRHVSQKSRGLQGLARGYYYVSCRYSTREKLLDILRSKVIGEKDEETIDQGSIKVKRARSVSSDEEDELDGPARQQEDEDDDGDVDGDKGTTFTEKIDRFAVENGGKLSGPVTDL; from the exons atgcgaaaaaaaaaagaaagaaagaaagaaaaactaCCACCATCCCCGCGTGTACCACTTCGTCGCCACGTGTCGCAAAAATCCAGGGGGCTTCAAGGGCTTGCTAGAGGCTACTACTATGTATCATGTCGTTATAGCAC ACGGGAGAAGCTGCTGGACATACTGCGTAGTAAGGTGATCGGTGAGAAGGACGAGGAAACGATCGATCAGGGCTCGATCAAGGTCAAGCGGGCACGAAGCGTCTCCTCCGACGAGGAGGACGAACTCGACGGACCCGCCAGGCAGCAGGAGGACGAAGATGATGACGGGGACGTGGACGGAGACAAGGGGACCACGTTCACGGAGAAGATCGACCGATTCGCGGTCGAGAACGGGGGGAAGCTTTCGGGACCGGTCACTGACCTGTAG
- the LOC143361100 gene encoding uncharacterized protein LOC143361100, with protein MNRRSPKILCSILENRLQSSTKYNLQECTLRTTRRSVVQKGTLQSLECNEDVGRLKSCALYWRTDCSLQQSTIFKSASAVPPKDQSLVQKGTLQSLECNEDVGRLKSCAL; from the exons ATGAATCGTCGATCGCCTAAAATCCTGTGCTCTATACTGGAGAACAGACTGCAGTCTTCAACAAAGTACAATCTTCAAGAGTGCACTCTTCGGACCACCCGAAGATCAGTGGTCCAGAAAGGGACCCTTCAATCTCTAGAATGCAATGAAGACGTCGGTCGCCTAAAATCCTGTGCTCTATATTGGAGAACAGACTGCAGTCTTCAACAAAGTACAATCTTCAAGAGTGCA AGTGCAGTACCACCCAAAGATCAGTCACTGGTCCAGAAAGGGACCCTTCAATCTCTAGAATGCAATGAAGACGTCGGTCGCCTAAAATCCTGTGCTCTATAA